Part of the Oncorhynchus keta strain PuntledgeMale-10-30-2019 chromosome 31, Oket_V2, whole genome shotgun sequence genome, tgcgacctggccaagataaagcatagcagtgtgaacagacaacacagagttacacatggagtaaacaattagcaagtcaataacacagtagaaaaaaatgggcagtctatatacaatgtgtgcaaaaggcatgaggaggtaggcgaataatacaattttgcagattaacactggagtgataaatgatcagatgggcatgtacaggtagaaatattggtgtgcaaaagagcagaaaagtaaataaataaaaacagtataaaaacagtatgggaatgaggtaggtgaaaaagggtgagctatttacctatagaccatgtacagctgcagtgatcggttagctatGGTCAAACAGCTTTTGCTTATACTTTGCTTACATTTAGTAGTAAAAGTCAGCAATACAATCAGCTTGTTTCACAGTGGGAAGAGTCACCTTCCAACATGCTCCACTAAGGCATAAACCAGATGGAACCATTAAACGGAGGAAAACTAGCATTAATTATTCAGTGATCACTTCACTGATACTGTGAGCCTAGGTAATACTCACATCTTAGCTCTCAACAATATCATCTGATAACTGAGGGAAAAGGCATCAGCTGCTTTCTTTGTGTCactgaacacaacacagtggCGAGTGTACGATAATGAACAAATGGACTCAATAACAGCAAACGTAATTCTTCTGCTGATCTCATAAGGGGATATTGAGTGCACAAGCAGATCCTGGTAAACATCACCCAAATATACTGCCACTCTTAGAATGAATCAATAAGCTTTTTGGAGGTACTTAAAGGGCACATTTGGGTTCATTATCCTGTTACTAATTGTTCATTTTAACCCGGGAAAAGCATCTCTCAGTGAAACCATTGTCTTTTTAACACCatgggtgtcacgccctgatctgtttcacctgtctttgtgattgtctccacccccctccgggtgttgcccatcttcctcattatcccctgtgtatttatacctgtgttctctgttcatctggtttgtcaagtcaaccagtgttttgCCTCAGCgcctgcttttcccagtctctctttttctcaccctcctggCTTTgccccttgcctgtcctgactctgagcccgcctgcctgatcactctgcctgaccctgagcctgcctgccgtccaaACATGACTGTTGTTTGTTAACTTTATGAATCCTACAATACAACATAGAACACACAGCACAAATATTCATTTAACATTAGGTACAGTCACAAGAATGTCATTTTAAAGATGGCCCCTAACCTTCCACATAGTGCAGGATGAGACAGAGAAGCAGGTGAGCTCATGTCTGCATGATGCACCGGACAGACTGATCTAAACCTGGAACACAGAAGGAATCAGAAACATTACACATTGTCccagataataataatactaataatcacatcacctactgtatctaccaatGACAACTTTGATACTAACAAAAGCAACATGGATTCTCCTACCCACAGAGAATGACCGTCAGTATCCTCCTGCCTCATGTTGAGTGGATGGTGTGTGACTCAGTGTAATGCCACATGCCACCTTGGCAAGGATGACACAGCACCGCTCTCTGCCCATACCTCCCTACTGGTGGTCACCTGTTactgctgtcaccctgctgtgCGCTTACTGTGTAGGTAAACAATTATCATATTTATGTTGTTTCAGCTAATTGTTAAGGGTAGTGGTTAGGATAAAGTGTTATTCTAAAATAGAGGTAAAGATCAAGGGTCACTGTATTTGAACTCAGGACAAAGCACTGCATTTGAACTCAGGATTGATCCCATTATCTGGGCTTTTGTATACCATGCTGAGAAAGTCACTGAATATACTGACACCATAGAAGGCTCTAAATAACTAATGAAACAATCAATTACTTAATCATGAGTAACCCTAACATATTGGTAATGTGTGGTCGCACTAAAACACTACATACAATAAAGTCAACAAGCTGATTTCCTTTACTTTCTCCCAATCCCCTATATTATAAAACGCTGTTTCACCACCAAGGACAGCGACTACCCTCGGCGAGAGAGGTAGTGGAGAAAAGGGGTTTTATGAGGCCTTTGATATTGACGCAACCAAGGTTTTTTTCTAGACTGGGGTCTGCTACATTATTCTAGAAGCCAACGTCATTAGCCTACTAACCTCGTCGTTGTTGAGGGGATAACATGGTTCGAATGTGTAGCCTACTACAACAGGATATCGAATTGAAATAGACACTACCGAGCAAGCCAGAGCAGTTCAACTATTCAAAGCAGCCCTCCGGCACTGTTACTGCTCATACCTGTTACTGCTCATACCTGTTACTGCTCATACAGCACTTGCGAAAGATGTAGCTACACGTGAGACACTAACCAAGGATGAAGGGTGCAAACATTTATCCAAATAGCGTTAGAAGTGAACGTCGTTGTTCCAGTCGAAAAGACAAATTAGGGGGTGTAATTTCCCGGCGCTCAGACACTGCAGTCGAAATACGCTTAGCTCGGCTCGGATGCCACTATCTTGTTCACGCCAGGTACTGTACCATCCTTCTCCGCTGTTCCCCTGCTGCTGTTACCAGTAGACATCCTTTGTAGCTCTTTTGGGCGCAGCCGGCTGGGTGGTGGTGTGTCTCGAGAGGCAATTTGATCTGCAGCTGAGCAAAATTAGCGCGCACTGATATTCGGGGAAAGGATGCTCATGTCATGATGCTCATGACATGGATGCTCATGTCATGATGCtcatgtcatgatgtcatgatgcTCATGTCATGATGCTCACCATCACTGCCTGGCCTCGGTGGCTTGGCTTCCATGCAAGGGGATGGGGACGAGATATcttcaatatacagtaccagtcaaaagattggacacacctactcattcaatggtttttcttaattttttactattttcaacattgtagaataatagtgaagacttcaaaactatgaaataacacatggaattatgtagtaaccaaaaaagtgttaaacaaatcaaaatatatattttacagttgagattcttcaaagtagccaccctttgctttaaTGACATATTTGCACACTctctgcattctctcaaccagcttcacgaggaatgcttttccaacagtcttgaaggagttcccacatatgctgatcacttgttggctgcttttctttcactctgcggtccaactcatcccaaacgatctcaattgggttgaggtcgggtgattttagatgccaggtcatctgatgcagcactccatcactctccttgttcaaatagcccttacacagcctggaggtgtgttttgggtcattgtcctgttgaaaaacaaatgatagtcccactaagcgcaaaccagatgggatggcgtatgtccgcagaatgctgtggtagccatgctaataatttgtttaactcttttttggttaccacatgattccatatgtgttatttcatagttttgatatcttcactattgttctacaatgtatgaaatagtaaaaataaacaaaaccCCTGGAATTaataggtgtgttcaaacttttgactcgtACTGTATACTGAATCATTTCATGTTGAACGATAACTAACCTTATGGATATAGGCATATTATACATATACGCCATTATCAACATTatacctattattattattattattattatataatttgATACTTGTTTTAATCCATATATTTATTCGATGTTCAAACAGGACTATCAACAGAGTTGGTACAGAAATGACCCCCCCcattgaataaataaatacaaaaagtaCAAGcgaaacaacaacaaacaattataacacctattattattattattattattattattattattattattattattgtgcgGCCCTTGTCTGGACACTTTCAGTTTCACCCAGTGACTGCATGGTTTCTCCCGAAAAGGGGCGTATTTACGGACAATCGAAACCAACATTTTCCAGTCTGAACTTCTACTGCAATCCATGGTCTGTCATGAAAATAgttatatttattttatagtcTGAATTTGAACATCTGCATTACTATATAGCATGTAGTGTTAAGTAAGCAGCCTAACTTACACGTCACCTTATTTGGAAAGGAcctgtaggcctactctgtcaGTTGGGAGTAAGTGGAGCTGAATGCAGTTTTTGTTCTCATGGTTGTGTAAAAGTGAAAAAGCGAACAGAGATGCAGGACAAGAAACAAGACTCAGTGGAAAGGTAAGTGACAAGCCAGATATGTTTACAATAGGTTATAGGCCCTGTCGGGGGCACTGTGTGACAACACCTGGTATGTGGTGGGTTTGATTCCTTCACGAGCCACATACAGCACTGAATCATGTTAGCGATTGTTAGGGTTGCGTAAATtcaaatctggtatcaggataaatataacaatgagtcaccgattttatactatgtattttttattagctaagtaataaatggcaaatgcaactttcgtatatacgggctcactgtaataccacgcagggcagaacagagaactgACAGGATGTATGTAAACAGTATTCTTTATACTGTGATAGACAGTTCCAACCCGTCTATTGTCCTAtcacagtagagactgggcgtggtttaaacttgctcagcctattgcaggcgcTCAGGCGGGTCCCCGCCTCTTGGCGCTTCTGTTGATAGATGTAACTTGCTTGTGAAGAACATCCAGGCTCTCATGCTCCATACCGTTATCTCGCACcaggctcctgttatctaacaaaagaccgcTTGTTCTCGCAACACCCCGCTCTGAATGTGCCCCCCTCCCAACTAATTTGaacagttcctgtcttcatgcttctctgtatttttccatcatgagaaagtCCCATGGCCCTGATACTtttaacaatgtttcaagtcagctatgttgcataacacatacatccacacaagccaacagcagataatattcaatcataTATATGGTAATGTCTATAATGTAAAACACAGGATCCAACACGATCACTTTGGATTAAAGAAAGCACCTACTAAATCAGAGGCCATATTATTAAATGTGTCTGGCATTTTGTAAAGTCAGTCTATTTTCCCATTCATAATTGATTAATACCTCTCTTGTGATCCTCTTATGATACCTACATAAACAGGCCAGCAGATGGCAATAAGAATCAGACGAGTGACTCCCTCCAACAGGTTACAGCCCCTGGAAATTCCaaggggagaaagaagagaggaaagaaaaaGAGGAGTGCCAAGAAGATGGAggacaaggagggagagatggacaaaTTTGCCCCATTGCAGTCTGTCCTGGTTCAATCACAATCAGAGGAATCTAGCCCAGCCCAATCCCCATCAGTGCAAGCTGACCCACCCTTAGGGCAATCTAATCGAGAGAAACCTACACCAGAGCAACCTATCCCGGAGCAACCCAAACCAGAGACACCCAAACCAGCACAACGTAACCCTGCCCAACCACTTACAGGGCATCAAAACCCAGCCACGCCCCCTTCAGCGCTACCCAATCAAGCCCAACCAGAGCAACCCAATCCAGTGCACCCGAACCAATCCCAACCACCTTTAGACCATCTCTCCCTAACCCAGTCAAAGGACCAGCCAACTGAAGCCCAACCACATCCAGATCAGGGTCCTCCAACCCGGTTATCCACAGATCAGTCATCTCCACAACAGTCTTCACCAGATCAGCCAGATCCGTCATCTCCACACCAGTCATCACCGGATCAGTCATCTCCAAACCAGTCATCACCAGATCAGTCATCTCCACAACAGTCATCACCAGATCATCCAGATCCGTCATCTCCACACCAGTCATCACCAGATGAGTCATCTCCAAACCAGTCATCACCAGATCAGTCATCTCCACAACAGTCATCTCCACAACAGTTATTACCTAAACATCCAGATCAGTCATCACAGTCATCTCCAGACGAGGACAAACCTAAGAAAAAGGGAGATCCAAACAAACTTTCCCTTCTGACCTGGAACATAGATGGCCTGGACCTGAACGATATCAAGGAACGTCTCTCAAGGCTACTGGACTACCTGATCAAGTGAGTCacatcaacacacaacacatttcATCATATAGTTTTTAGGATGAGAAGTTTATTTGTCATTCCCGTAACCCCCCACTGCGTGGAGAGAACTGTGACCAATAGGAGGGAGACAGTCCTCACAGTTAATGAGATGAAGTCTGTCCTAGGTTCATCTTCGGCACAATTTTCTTATTCACTTTTGTCACAGAGTAAATTATTTTTACCCTCCCTTTTAAAACTGCACATATGAAACTTTGTTTTCCATCAAAAACAATGTTCTTTTTTTTCATTAACTGCCTGGTCAAGTCACAGAACAGAATGATATGTTTACGAGTCATTAAACAACATCTTAAGCAGTGAAACAGCATTGTGTTGATTTCTCATGTTCTTTCTCCCTTGAAGGTACCACCCCGACATTGTGCTACTGCAAGAGGTTATTTCACCAATTTACCAGGTTTTACAGCAGGTTCTGAAGCCGTATCACGTGTTGCCGGGTAAAGCAATAACATTATACAAATTATATTTCtttaataatatttttttaaataatcaatCTCTCAGTATGACATCAGTGCTATTGTGGATTATATGACTGTAATTATGTACTGTGTTTATGGTTATCCTTCCTGTGTTATGTTGATATGGTTCATCCCAGGTAGTGACAGAAGCTATTTCACTGCCATACTGCTGAGGAAGTCCAGAGTTCAACTTCTGGAGAGTAGCATAGTGAACTACCCCACCACAGAGATGAGGAGAAACCTGCTTATGGCCCATGTAAGAACACTCTCTGTACCTTGCTTTATCTTTTCCTGTCGTCTCTCATTCCATCCAATTTCATTAAGTAATAGAAAATGTGCACAGATATTCAAGTTAAACGTGCAGATC contains:
- the LOC118364505 gene encoding tyrosyl-DNA phosphodiesterase 2-like isoform X1, translated to MQFLFSWLCKSEKANRDAGQETRLSGKVTAPGNSKGRKKRGKKKRSAKKMEDKEGEMDKFAPLQSVLVQSQSEESSPAQSPSVQADPPLGQSNREKPTPEQPIPEQPKPETPKPAQRNPAQPLTGHQNPATPPSALPNQAQPEQPNPVHPNQSQPPLDHLSLTQSKDQPTEAQPHPDQGPPTRLSTDQSSPQQSSPDQPDPSSPHQSSPDQSSPNQSSPDQSSPQQSSPDHPDPSSPHQSSPDESSPNQSSPDQSSPQQSSPQQLLPKHPDQSSQSSPDEDKPKKKGDPNKLSLLTWNIDGLDLNDIKERLSRLLDYLIKYHPDIVLLQEVISPIYQVLQQVLKPYHVLPGSDRSYFTAILLRKSRVQLLESSIVNYPTTEMRRNLLMAHVSFLGHPLCVMTSHMESMKPQSLERQNQLRTVWKTMREQPQDHSVIFGGDTNLRDWEVKNQGGLPENICDVWESLGRPEDCRYTWDCVTNDNKDLPFPARLRFDRIFLRQAGEGSKVSPDGITQVGLERLNDCQRFTSDHWGLLCTFVIKPLSQATPE
- the LOC118364505 gene encoding tyrosyl-DNA phosphodiesterase 2-like isoform X2, which translates into the protein MQDKKQDSVERPADGNKNQTSDSLQQVTAPGNSKGRKKRGKKKRSAKKMEDKEGEMDKFAPLQSVLVQSQSEESSPAQSPSVQADPPLGQSNREKPTPEQPIPEQPKPETPKPAQRNPAQPLTGHQNPATPPSALPNQAQPEQPNPVHPNQSQPPLDHLSLTQSKDQPTEAQPHPDQGPPTRLSTDQSSPQQSSPDQPDPSSPHQSSPDQSSPNQSSPDQSSPQQSSPDHPDPSSPHQSSPDESSPNQSSPDQSSPQQSSPQQLLPKHPDQSSQSSPDEDKPKKKGDPNKLSLLTWNIDGLDLNDIKERLSRLLDYLIKYHPDIVLLQEVISPIYQVLQQVLKPYHVLPGSDRSYFTAILLRKSRVQLLESSIVNYPTTEMRRNLLMAHVSFLGHPLCVMTSHMESMKPQSLERQNQLRTVWKTMREQPQDHSVIFGGDTNLRDWEVKNQGGLPENICDVWESLGRPEDCRYTWDCVTNDNKDLPFPARLRFDRIFLRQAGEGSKVSPDGITQVGLERLNDCQRFTSDHWGLLCTFVIKPLSQATPE